From a single Mobula birostris isolate sMobBir1 chromosome 13, sMobBir1.hap1, whole genome shotgun sequence genomic region:
- the LOC140208242 gene encoding uncharacterized protein produces the protein MAHQRVHTREQPFTCSDCGKGFTCSTKLKVHHRVHTGERPFTCSDCGKRFSISSHLLIHQAVHTEVRDFICSVCGKRFSQSSNLQRHQRVHTGEKPFTCSECGKGFTRSSHLQSHQRVHTGEGLFTCSDCGKAFTQASHLRRHQSVHNGERPFTCSVCGKTFTQLSNLQTHQRIHTGEKPFTCSVCGKGFTQLANLQTHQSVHTGKRPFTCSDCGKGFTTSSHLLSHQSVHTAVRDFTCLDCGKRFSQSSNLQTHKRVHTGEKPFTCSDCGKGFTRSSNLQSHQRVHTGE, from the coding sequence atggctcaccagcgagttcacaccagggagcagccgttcacctgctcagactgtgggaagggattcacttgctcaaccaaactgaaggtacatcacagagttcacactggggagaggccgttcacctgctcagactgcgggaagcgATTCAGCATATCATCTCACCTTCTGATTCACCAGGCAGTTCACACTGAAGTGAGGGATTTCATCTGCTCAGTCtgcgggaagagattctctcagtcatccaacctacagagacaccagcgagttcacactggggagaagccattcacctgctcagagtgtggaaagggattcacgcGGTCATCCCACCtgcagagtcaccagcgagttcacactggggaggggctgttcacctgctcagactgtgggaaggcattcactcaggcatctcacctacggagacaccagtcagttcacaatggagagaggccattcacctgctcagtctgtgggaagacattcactcagttatccaacctacagacacaccagcgaattcacactggggagaagccgttcacctgctcagtctgtgggaagggattcacacagttagctaacctacaaacacaccagtcagttcacactgggaagaggccgttcacctgctcagactgtgggaagggattcaccacATCGTCTCACCTACTGagtcaccagtcagttcacactgcagtGAGGGATTTCACCTGcctagactgtgggaagagattctctcagtcatccaacctacagacacacaagcgagttcacactggggagaagccgttcacctgctcagactgtggaaagggattcactcgatcatccaacctacagagtcaccagcgagttcacactggggagtga